A stretch of Borrelia coriaceae DNA encodes these proteins:
- a CDS encoding variable large family protein, translating to MKINIKNISIRSICATLFISLFLSCNNGIEELEKKKDSILFISNLKQGFLDIFTSFSDMVTSSFGITAETTKKDVGGQLGKIGDAVKSVKDKLEGIKGNEQYDLIKKAKADEAINNSINILEKIVEGANKIKDATDGASKKIASSNGDGESATPASEKSVQELVKGISEIYKAAKDAKIDLKGNANKTITESNTIAKLFNTNSQVGSDVTGLKAANMAVNSASGADILAAIEAAKDGTSKKAGAISAATNAYDIAVATKDNANANASVSTNASVLAAGLALRAMAKDGALATVATYAPTDGINAVLIEAVSKTLNEIISTIRRTLDKCLKDVSDCIKENSTSEGKT from the coding sequence ATGAAAATAAATATTAAAAATATAAGTATAAGAAGTATTTGTGCGACATTATTTATTTCTTTATTCCTTTCTTGTAATAATGGGATAGAAGAACTTGAGAAGAAAAAGGATTCTATACTCTTTATATCTAATTTAAAACAAGGATTCTTAGATATTTTTACTTCCTTTTCTGATATGGTGACAAGTTCGTTTGGTATTACTGCAGAGACAACTAAGAAAGATGTTGGGGGACAATTAGGTAAAATTGGTGACGCAGTTAAATCAGTTAAAGATAAATTAGAGGGCATAAAGGGAAATGAGCAATATGATTTAATAAAAAAAGCTAAAGCTGATGAAGCAATTAATAACTCAATTAATATTTTGGAAAAGATAGTTGAAGGAGCAAATAAAATTAAGGATGCTACCGATGGAGCTAGTAAAAAAATAGCTAGTTCTAATGGTGATGGTGAGAGTGCAACTCCGGCAAGTGAAAAAAGTGTACAGGAGCTTGTTAAAGGTATTAGCGAGATTTATAAAGCAGCTAAGGATGCTAAGATTGATTTAAAAGGAAATGCTAATAAAACTATTACGGAGTCTAATACAATTGCAAAGCTATTTAATACTAATAGCCAGGTTGGTTCTGATGTTACTGGATTAAAAGCAGCCAATATGGCAGTCAATTCGGCTAGCGGTGCAGATATATTAGCAGCAATTGAAGCAGCTAAGGATGGTACAAGTAAGAAAGCGGGTGCGATTAGTGCAGCAACAAATGCTTATGATATTGCAGTTGCTACTAAAGATAATGCAAATGCAAATGCTAGTGTTAGTACAAATGCATCAGTCTTAGCAGCCGGTTTAGCATTAAGGGCTATGGCTAAGGATGGGGCATTAGCTACTGTTGCTACTTATGCACCAACAGACGGAATAAATGCGGTATTAATAGAAGCAGTTAGTAAGACTTTAAATGAAATAATATCTACTATAAGAAGAACACTTGATAAGTGTTTAAAAGATGTTAGTGATTGCATAAAAGAAAATTCTACTAGTGAAGGAAAAACCTAA
- a CDS encoding variable large family protein, whose product MKINIKNIRVKSICATLFISLFLSCNNGIEELQKQRDSILSISNLRQGFLDIFSSFGDMITDTLGIKADTKKEDIGKYFTAIEKTMTSVKEKLQAEVSKNGNYEKVRTVVDKFITETLDKIAEGAKTAASGATGVGVIGNAVKNEVAVAANEISVNTLVKGINQIVEVVLKDKGDSTATKTASTEQKSIGKLLSGQQGTDGTDAEAAAASASIGAVTGADILKAIAISGNADSNNSTIEKAKNAASIAIAKVENSKTLNAVNKDAVIAAGIALRAMAKDGKFSAKNEDKAEHAVNGAVSSAVNKTLSTLIIAIRNTVDSGLKTISKALAAVKQEDESTDATVSGQ is encoded by the coding sequence ATGAAAATAAATATTAAAAATATTAGAGTAAAAAGTATTTGTGCAACATTATTTATCTCTTTATTCCTTTCTTGTAATAATGGAATAGAAGAACTTCAAAAACAAAGGGATTCTATACTCTCTATATCTAATTTAAGGCAAGGATTCTTAGATATTTTTTCTTCTTTTGGTGATATGATTACTGATACTTTAGGTATTAAAGCTGATACTAAGAAAGAAGATATAGGGAAATATTTTACTGCTATTGAAAAAACTATGACATCTGTTAAGGAAAAGTTGCAAGCAGAAGTTTCTAAGAATGGTAATTATGAAAAAGTTAGAACAGTCGTTGATAAATTTATCACTGAGACATTAGACAAGATTGCTGAAGGGGCTAAGACTGCGGCTAGTGGTGCTACAGGTGTTGGTGTTATAGGAAATGCTGTTAAAAATGAGGTTGCTGTAGCGGCCAATGAAATTAGTGTAAATACCCTAGTTAAAGGGATTAATCAAATAGTTGAAGTAGTATTAAAAGACAAAGGCGATTCTACTGCTACTAAGACTGCAAGTACAGAGCAAAAATCAATTGGTAAGTTGCTTAGTGGACAACAAGGCACTGATGGAACAGATGCAGAAGCTGCTGCAGCAAGTGCATCAATTGGAGCAGTAACAGGTGCTGACATACTAAAAGCTATTGCTATTTCTGGTAATGCTGATAGCAACAACTCAACGATCGAGAAAGCAAAAAATGCTGCAAGTATTGCCATTGCTAAGGTTGAGAATAGTAAAACTCTTAATGCAGTAAATAAGGATGCAGTTATTGCAGCAGGAATAGCATTAAGGGCAATGGCTAAGGATGGTAAATTTTCTGCTAAGAATGAAGATAAAGCTGAACACGCAGTAAATGGTGCAGTATCTAGTGCTGTAAACAAGACGCTTAGCACTCTTATAATTGCTATTAGAAATACTGTTGATAGTGGTTTAAAAACAATAAGTAAAGCACTAGCTGCAGTTAAACAAGAGGATGAATCTACAGATGCGACAGTGAGTGGACAGTAA